Proteins co-encoded in one Gracilimonas sp. genomic window:
- a CDS encoding type II toxin-antitoxin system Phd/YefM family antitoxin, translating to MKTLTATQARKDIYRLLDEASDTHQPIQITGKRSNAVLISEDDWRSIQETLYLSSIPGMQESIAEGMNTPLEETEDELDW from the coding sequence ATGAAAACATTAACAGCTACTCAAGCTCGCAAAGATATATATCGATTATTGGACGAAGCGTCTGATACGCACCAGCCAATTCAAATTACCGGAAAGCGATCAAATGCCGTATTAATCAGTGAAGATGATTGGCGGTCTATTCAAGAAACTCTTTATCTGAGCTCAATTCCTGGCATGCAAGAGTCTATTGCTGAAGGAATGAATACCCCTCTTGAAGAAACCGAAGACGAACTTGACTGGTGA
- a CDS encoding type II toxin-antitoxin system RelE/ParE family toxin, producing MTFQYHPDAAKELTISIQYYEDKSVGLGAEFLDEIEEAIAQALAHPKSGSLLTKQDRRILLDRFPYEIIYDISKTIITITAVKHLKRKPGYWESRK from the coding sequence GTGACTTTTCAATACCATCCTGATGCAGCTAAAGAGTTAACGATTTCCATTCAATACTACGAAGATAAGTCTGTTGGACTTGGGGCTGAATTTCTTGATGAGATAGAAGAAGCCATCGCTCAGGCATTAGCACATCCCAAATCCGGATCTTTACTTACCAAACAAGATCGAAGGATTTTACTTGACCGTTTTCCTTATGAAATTATTTATGACATTTCTAAAACTATTATCACAATTACTGCTGTCAAGCATCTGAAAAGAAAACCGGGATATTGGGAGTCAAGAAAATGA
- a CDS encoding type II toxin-antitoxin system RelE/ParE family toxin gives MRVIKFYRTKAGNCPVEDFLQSLPDKQSKKVAWTLRVVRDLKQVPTQYLKKLKSTDDIWEVRATLGNNTFRLLGFFDGPKLIVLTSGFAKKTNKVPKQEIETPEERKRDYYRRKEQ, from the coding sequence ATGCGCGTTATCAAGTTTTACCGAACTAAAGCCGGGAATTGTCCTGTCGAAGATTTCTTGCAAAGTCTTCCTGACAAGCAATCCAAGAAAGTGGCCTGGACACTTCGTGTTGTTCGTGATTTAAAACAGGTTCCCACTCAGTATTTGAAGAAGCTCAAAAGCACCGATGATATTTGGGAAGTTCGGGCAACGCTTGGAAACAACACTTTTCGGTTATTAGGATTCTTTGACGGGCCAAAACTAATTGTATTAACCAGTGGTTTTGCCAAGAAAACAAATAAAGTCCCAAAACAGGAAATTGAGACACCTGAAGAACGTAAACGTGATTATTACCGGAGGAAAGAACAATGA
- a CDS encoding single-stranded DNA-binding protein, with protein sequence MSSLNKAMLIGNLGQDPEVRYTQSNTAVATLSIATSERFKDSNGEYQERTEWHRVVAWGRTAEICQQYLSKGSKVYIEGPIQTRQWEDKDGQKRYTTEIKALQMVMLDSRGNSGGGNQPQQRPNQNQNQNQNQGGGKPMSSNVELDSNFDDMDDDLPF encoded by the coding sequence ATGAGTTCACTTAATAAAGCAATGTTAATTGGAAATCTTGGTCAAGACCCTGAAGTACGGTACACACAGTCGAATACAGCCGTGGCTACATTAAGTATTGCCACCAGCGAGCGCTTTAAAGACAGCAACGGGGAATACCAGGAACGCACAGAATGGCACCGTGTGGTAGCATGGGGTAGAACAGCTGAAATCTGTCAGCAGTATTTGAGCAAAGGCTCCAAGGTTTATATTGAAGGTCCGATCCAAACCCGACAGTGGGAAGACAAAGACGGACAAAAGCGATACACTACCGAAATCAAAGCTCTGCAAATGGTTATGTTAGACAGTCGCGGAAACTCCGGTGGTGGAAATCAGCCTCAGCAGCGGCCAAACCAAAACCAGAATCAGAACCAGAATCAGGGTGGCGGCAAGCCAATGAGCAGCAATGTGGAATTGGACAGCAACTTTGATGATATGGACGACGATCTTCCATTCTAA
- the murB gene encoding UDP-N-acetylmuramate dehydrogenase — protein sequence MSQSFSIQENFNLSDYNTMGIAAKARYFCSVQSVEELQSLLADSRFQDTPRFMMGGGSNVLFISDFKGLVIHVDIKGVSIDREDEGEVILNVGAGENWHELVVHCVEKGWGGIENLSLIPGSVGAAPIQNIGAYGVELEEVFESLEAVEIKTGELKSFTKEECRFGYRDSLFKNELKGLFVITGVKLRLQKLPKVNTSYRALSEKLEEKGIKSPSIKDISEAVIEIRKSKLPDPAEIGNTGSFFKNPMITKKQFEELQSQFPDIPSYPAGEKVKVPAAWLIDQCGWKGKRFGDAGVHKMQALVIVNYGNATGEEIWNLAQKIQVSVKDRFGVSLAPEVNIVS from the coding sequence ATGAGCCAGTCATTTTCCATTCAGGAAAATTTTAACCTTTCCGATTACAATACCATGGGCATAGCGGCAAAGGCCCGCTATTTCTGCTCCGTTCAATCCGTAGAGGAATTACAAAGCCTTTTGGCTGATTCCCGTTTTCAGGATACTCCCAGGTTCATGATGGGTGGTGGAAGCAATGTGTTGTTCATCAGCGATTTTAAAGGACTGGTTATCCATGTGGACATTAAAGGGGTTTCCATTGATCGGGAGGATGAGGGAGAGGTAATCCTGAATGTGGGAGCCGGGGAAAACTGGCACGAACTGGTGGTGCATTGCGTGGAAAAAGGATGGGGCGGAATCGAGAATCTGTCCCTTATTCCCGGCTCCGTTGGTGCGGCTCCTATACAGAACATAGGAGCATATGGAGTTGAGCTGGAAGAAGTTTTTGAATCCCTGGAAGCGGTTGAAATAAAAACAGGAGAGTTGAAATCATTCACCAAAGAAGAATGCCGTTTTGGCTATCGCGACAGCTTATTTAAAAATGAGCTGAAAGGACTCTTTGTGATAACGGGTGTGAAATTGAGGCTTCAAAAATTACCGAAGGTAAATACCTCCTACCGTGCACTTTCCGAAAAGCTGGAAGAGAAGGGGATCAAGAGTCCATCCATAAAAGACATTAGCGAGGCGGTTATTGAGATCCGCAAAAGCAAGTTGCCCGATCCGGCTGAAATTGGGAATACCGGCAGCTTTTTTAAAAACCCGATGATTACCAAGAAGCAATTTGAGGAGCTGCAATCTCAATTCCCGGATATTCCTTCATACCCTGCGGGGGAAAAGGTAAAAGTGCCGGCTGCGTGGCTGATCGATCAGTGCGGATGGAAGGGGAAACGTTTTGGTGATGCCGGCGTTCATAAGATGCAGGCATTGGTTATTGTAAATTACGGGAATGCTACCGGAGAAGAGATATGGAATCTGGCACAAAAAATTCAGGTTTCAGTAAAAGATCGCTTTGGTGTTTCGCTGGCACCGGAAGTTAATATCGTTTCCTGA
- a CDS encoding type II toxin-antitoxin system RelE/ParE family toxin gives MKIIWSPTAKTKINEILEYIAEDNPEAALSLIDQFEAKVEKLKENPESGRVLPELKDDKIRELVVHKNYGVIYEINPDIIEILTIRHFRQNFSSSIL, from the coding sequence ATGAAAATTATATGGTCGCCAACCGCCAAAACCAAAATTAATGAAATTCTCGAGTACATTGCTGAGGATAATCCAGAAGCGGCTTTATCTCTTATCGATCAGTTCGAAGCAAAAGTTGAAAAATTAAAAGAAAATCCAGAATCAGGAAGAGTTTTGCCAGAATTAAAAGATGACAAAATCCGGGAGTTAGTTGTTCATAAAAACTATGGAGTCATTTATGAAATAAATCCTGATATAATTGAAATCTTGACAATACGCCATTTTCGGCAAAATTTCTCTTCTTCTATACTTTAG
- a CDS encoding helix-turn-helix transcriptional regulator, giving the protein MSKDDLEIFIDQKKAESPEFAENFEEGYLNFKIGVILRQARENMGATQADVAEKLNTTKSVISRMENHAEDIKLSTLTKYAKALGKKVKLEIQ; this is encoded by the coding sequence ATGAGTAAAGATGATTTAGAAATTTTCATCGATCAAAAGAAAGCCGAAAGCCCAGAGTTTGCTGAGAACTTTGAGGAAGGATATCTCAATTTCAAAATCGGAGTGATTCTTCGACAGGCCCGCGAAAATATGGGAGCAACTCAAGCTGATGTTGCTGAGAAGTTGAACACCACTAAGTCAGTGATTTCCAGAATGGAGAATCATGCCGAGGATATTAAACTTTCTACGCTTACCAAATATGCAAAGGCATTGGGTAAAAAGGTAAAGCTCGAAATCCAGTAA
- a CDS encoding DJ-1/PfpI family protein yields the protein MCWVVILYFNSKQSPRSRVMNGYFRNWLSLLTIIRKQVIILFLAVPLFAFGQSAKPNVAILVYDGVQVIDHAIPFEVFGQFSLNNVYLVSQDSLPVTTYMGMKVVPNYSFTNAPTPDVLVLPGGDAGEAQNNEEVKRWINLMVEESDHILTVCTGIFFLTDNDILSGKQVTTWYDRQEELQRITPDAEVVTDRVVVESGKLVSSAGLGIDGSLRVLARLHGEAWAEVVRLNMEHESIPQQHHIPRAKLADLKLPSGIYAAFPWREAELKSYKGDRHQWTMAWAFNSQKSLDSLIAGFKNSLYSERGWTFVSDTTTTDEWKSNWTIEDNSDSYWKGIIRLQKHSEKIDLNMSVKAQQVN from the coding sequence ATGTGCTGGGTCGTTATACTTTACTTCAATTCAAAACAGTCCCCAAGGAGCAGAGTTATGAATGGTTATTTCAGGAATTGGTTGAGCTTACTAACGATAATCCGAAAACAGGTTATCATCCTATTTCTGGCAGTTCCTCTATTCGCATTTGGCCAGTCAGCAAAACCTAATGTAGCCATTTTGGTTTACGATGGTGTACAAGTCATTGATCATGCAATTCCGTTCGAGGTATTCGGTCAGTTCTCACTCAATAATGTCTATCTTGTATCACAAGACAGCCTCCCTGTTACTACATATATGGGGATGAAAGTGGTGCCAAACTATTCGTTTACAAACGCCCCTACCCCCGATGTACTTGTACTACCCGGTGGCGATGCAGGTGAGGCTCAAAATAATGAAGAAGTTAAAAGATGGATTAACCTGATGGTTGAGGAGTCCGACCACATTCTGACCGTGTGCACCGGAATTTTCTTTCTGACCGATAACGATATTCTTAGCGGAAAGCAGGTCACAACATGGTACGACAGACAAGAGGAACTACAGCGCATTACTCCGGACGCAGAAGTAGTAACTGACCGGGTTGTCGTTGAGAGCGGGAAGTTAGTTAGTTCAGCCGGCCTTGGAATCGATGGGTCACTTCGCGTACTCGCCCGTCTGCATGGTGAGGCTTGGGCTGAGGTCGTCCGCCTTAATATGGAACATGAATCTATCCCGCAACAACACCATATCCCTCGAGCGAAACTGGCAGATTTAAAGCTCCCTAGCGGCATCTATGCTGCATTCCCGTGGAGAGAAGCTGAATTAAAAAGCTACAAAGGTGATCGTCATCAATGGACCATGGCCTGGGCATTTAATTCCCAAAAATCCCTCGATTCACTGATTGCAGGCTTTAAAAACTCACTGTACTCTGAGAGGGGCTGGACTTTTGTCAGTGATACTACAACAACAGACGAATGGAAAAGTAATTGGACTATTGAAGATAATAGCGATTCTTACTGGAAAGGTATCATTCGACTCCAAAAGCATTCGGAAAAAATCGATCTCAACATGAGCGTCAAGGCTCAACAAGTCAATTAG
- a CDS encoding CNNM domain-containing protein, which translates to MDTIEDPFSLVQDSLITLSESAAATAQALDPVVLGIELLFLFLGLAFSAVFSGSEVALFSLSNRMQDLKQDETLGSADDRIIKMLEKPRRLLATILIGNTFANIVASVLAAVITGDIVAAYGLSEVIVYTIEVIVLTFMILILSEITPKIIAINNPIKVSRGNSAFIYSLFILLKPFAKLIADSTISLERYLPKPASKMTSEDIRTMAEVSEQEGSIKEDEREIIENVIGFGNITVREIMTSRVNIIAVALDESLQDVLTKIRENGLSRMPLFENDLDNIVGVLYAKDVLPYLNADEEEPSLNWKTVSRKALFIPATKKLDDLLRDFQQEKTHIAIVVDEYGGTEGIVTMDDILEEIVGDITDDSGDEETLYTRFKSGIYIFDAKIDLDDMEDILESEVTTDEDEFETLGGLIYHLTESLPVVGERLTYKNLELTVHSVKNNRIKKVRVKVESPKEVQTPAES; encoded by the coding sequence TTGGATACTATCGAAGATCCTTTCAGTTTGGTTCAAGATTCTCTTATCACGCTTAGTGAAAGTGCCGCTGCCACAGCGCAAGCTTTAGATCCTGTGGTGTTAGGAATTGAGCTCCTCTTTTTATTCCTTGGATTGGCATTTTCGGCTGTATTCTCCGGTTCAGAAGTAGCCCTATTTTCACTCTCGAACCGGATGCAAGATCTGAAGCAAGATGAGACTTTAGGCTCGGCCGACGACCGCATCATAAAAATGCTGGAAAAACCCCGGCGCCTGCTGGCTACCATTCTTATCGGAAATACCTTTGCCAATATTGTGGCTTCTGTTTTAGCGGCTGTTATCACCGGTGATATTGTGGCGGCGTACGGACTTTCAGAAGTGATTGTATATACTATTGAGGTGATTGTACTGACCTTCATGATTTTGATTCTGAGTGAAATCACCCCAAAGATTATCGCTATCAATAACCCGATTAAAGTTTCGCGGGGAAACAGTGCTTTTATTTACAGCTTGTTTATTCTGCTGAAGCCTTTCGCTAAATTGATCGCAGACAGTACCATCAGCCTCGAGCGCTACCTTCCCAAGCCGGCCAGTAAAATGACTTCTGAAGACATTCGAACCATGGCAGAGGTTAGCGAGCAGGAAGGATCTATCAAAGAAGACGAGCGGGAGATTATTGAGAACGTGATTGGGTTTGGGAACATCACCGTGCGGGAGATAATGACCTCCAGGGTGAATATTATAGCCGTGGCTTTGGATGAGTCGCTGCAGGATGTGCTCACCAAGATCCGGGAAAATGGACTTTCCCGAATGCCATTGTTTGAGAATGATCTGGATAACATTGTAGGAGTGCTCTACGCCAAAGATGTGCTTCCCTATCTAAATGCCGATGAAGAAGAGCCATCCCTGAACTGGAAAACTGTTTCAAGAAAAGCTCTTTTCATTCCAGCTACCAAGAAACTGGATGATCTGCTCCGCGATTTCCAGCAGGAAAAAACACATATTGCCATCGTGGTAGATGAGTATGGCGGAACCGAAGGGATCGTTACCATGGACGATATTCTGGAGGAGATTGTGGGTGATATAACCGACGACTCCGGTGACGAAGAAACCTTGTACACCCGTTTCAAAAGCGGGATCTATATTTTTGATGCCAAGATTGATCTGGATGATATGGAAGACATCCTGGAGTCGGAGGTAACTACCGATGAAGACGAATTTGAAACGCTGGGAGGTTTGATTTACCATCTCACCGAAAGCCTGCCGGTGGTGGGAGAACGCCTTACCTATAAAAACCTTGAGCTCACGGTTCACTCCGTAAAAAATAACCGGATCAAAAAGGTGAGAGTGAAAGTAGAAAGCCCTAAAGAAGTTCAAACACCTGCTGAATCGTAG
- a CDS encoding addiction module protein → MITDYKEIQNSALELDENHRAELAKKLIDSLDQRIDDDIEQAWIDEVKRRKAEIQSGKVTPISGQEVHKAARKLLK, encoded by the coding sequence ATGATTACAGATTATAAAGAAATTCAGAATTCGGCTCTTGAGTTAGACGAAAATCATCGCGCTGAATTAGCCAAAAAGCTTATTGATAGCCTTGATCAGCGAATTGATGATGATATTGAGCAAGCTTGGATTGATGAAGTCAAACGAAGAAAAGCTGAGATCCAGTCGGGAAAAGTAACTCCAATTTCAGGTCAGGAAGTACATAAAGCTGCTCGAAAACTTCTAAAATAG
- the purB gene encoding adenylosuccinate lyase has translation MIARYSRKEMSDLWTDEQQFQAWLEVELAACWAWARLGKIPMEDVDRLYENASFDVDRIKEIEAKTRHDVVAFTRAVSETLGDEKKWVHYGLTSTDVVDTAWGVRLKKANVILLEGLERIVNVLAEKAKKHKYTVMMGRTHGIHAEPTTFGLKCALWYAEMERNLERFKKAAADVEFGKLSGSVGTFANIPPEVEEYTCEKLGLQPAPISTQTLQRDRHAYYLSTLALIGSTMEKMAVEVRHLQRSELREAEEAFRKGQKGSSSMPHKRNPVSSENISGCARVLRGYMVTAYENIPLWHERDISHSSAERIILPDATTLLDYMLNRFAGVIENLVVFEDNMESNIWKTQGLVFSQRLLHKLIDKGMPREKAYDTVQPLAMKSWEEQTLFKPIVEADETITEALSQEEIDEAFDLNHHTRNVDVIFERVGLK, from the coding sequence ATGATCGCTCGCTATTCCCGCAAGGAAATGTCTGACCTCTGGACGGATGAACAACAATTTCAAGCCTGGCTGGAGGTTGAACTTGCGGCCTGTTGGGCATGGGCCAGGTTGGGCAAAATACCCATGGAAGACGTGGATAGGCTGTACGAAAATGCTTCTTTTGATGTCGACCGCATCAAAGAAATCGAAGCCAAAACCCGCCATGATGTGGTTGCCTTTACCCGAGCCGTTTCCGAAACCCTTGGGGATGAAAAGAAATGGGTGCACTACGGACTGACCTCCACCGACGTAGTGGATACCGCCTGGGGAGTACGCCTTAAGAAAGCCAACGTTATTCTGCTGGAAGGGCTTGAGCGTATTGTAAATGTACTGGCTGAAAAAGCGAAAAAACACAAGTACACAGTAATGATGGGGCGCACCCACGGCATCCACGCCGAACCAACTACTTTTGGGCTCAAATGCGCTTTATGGTATGCCGAGATGGAGCGAAACCTGGAGCGATTTAAGAAGGCCGCAGCTGATGTGGAGTTTGGAAAGTTATCCGGTTCCGTAGGAACTTTTGCCAACATTCCGCCTGAAGTTGAGGAATATACCTGCGAGAAATTAGGACTTCAGCCGGCGCCTATTTCCACCCAAACCCTGCAGCGCGACCGGCATGCGTACTACCTGTCCACCTTGGCTTTGATTGGCTCAACGATGGAGAAGATGGCTGTGGAAGTACGGCACTTACAACGCAGTGAACTTAGAGAAGCTGAGGAAGCGTTCCGGAAAGGGCAGAAGGGGTCATCCTCTATGCCGCATAAGCGAAATCCGGTGAGCTCTGAAAATATCTCTGGTTGTGCCCGGGTACTTCGGGGTTATATGGTTACCGCTTACGAGAACATTCCGTTGTGGCATGAACGTGATATCTCTCACTCTTCCGCCGAGCGTATTATCCTTCCCGATGCCACCACCTTACTGGATTATATGCTGAACCGCTTTGCCGGTGTCATTGAAAACCTGGTGGTTTTTGAAGACAATATGGAATCCAACATCTGGAAGACCCAAGGACTGGTATTTTCTCAGCGCCTGTTGCACAAGCTTATCGATAAGGGGATGCCTCGGGAAAAAGCCTATGATACCGTTCAGCCGCTGGCAATGAAATCCTGGGAAGAACAAACACTTTTCAAGCCTATCGTTGAAGCTGATGAAACGATTACAGAAGCTCTTTCCCAGGAAGAAATCGATGAGGCTTTTGACCTGAATCACCACACCCGTAACGTGGATGTGATTTTTGAGCGGGTTGGGCTGAAATAA
- a CDS encoding DUF1800 family protein, which yields MISEEVNEGLRESPVKTKNNSNQQAAGLEAYTGAWSKTQAAHLVRRTHLGLKINNLNYARSFSNATDAAEAIVDNAISTPLPDDPQWFSNSNSGDVQDVYDIQFRWMDAMYNGGLRERMKLFWSNHFAVSYSNMNALPDKASDSYASHMYKYWKLLHEYSFGNFKEFVTRMSKNSAMVYYLNNYNNREGQPNEDFARELMELFTLGPKDKDGNDNYSESDVAEVARAVTGWRVNDATLSGYFDESRFDSSSKTIFGVASNFDLDTVIDLIFSQKEQEVAYFISKKLYVFFVSAQPNETVISDLADYCIAQNFDIGEVLKKLLSSAHFYEERFYGCRIKSPTEVFISYLRELEITPTSQLKEYIRLRMQELNEELLRPETVFGWAGYNPPYSDGTPGHYSWLNTNLMPSRWDNLTDIIYGYDNAGNRYNPIRLAEKISDPSNPFTLAEDLAEHLLAPPLDTVGVRKIDEDFAGNPALHPSSNVAGFDSFPEYKINLTKILLGTIPWYEFTANSDQDGNLYYEETFAEAIRQYISYLQQLPAYQLI from the coding sequence ATGATTAGTGAAGAGGTCAACGAGGGCTTGAGAGAGTCCCCGGTCAAAACAAAGAATAATAGCAATCAACAAGCGGCAGGTCTGGAAGCTTATACCGGAGCCTGGAGTAAAACTCAGGCTGCTCATTTGGTGCGGCGCACGCATCTTGGGTTGAAGATTAACAACCTCAATTATGCGCGCAGTTTTAGCAACGCGACAGATGCTGCAGAAGCCATCGTTGATAACGCTATTTCCACTCCCCTCCCAGACGACCCACAATGGTTCAGTAACAGCAATTCCGGGGATGTTCAGGATGTGTATGATATTCAGTTCCGCTGGATGGATGCCATGTATAACGGCGGGCTGCGCGAACGCATGAAATTGTTCTGGAGCAACCATTTTGCCGTTTCTTACAGCAACATGAATGCCCTGCCCGATAAAGCCAGCGACAGTTACGCAAGCCATATGTATAAGTACTGGAAGCTGCTTCATGAATACAGCTTTGGCAACTTTAAGGAGTTTGTGACACGGATGAGCAAAAACTCCGCTATGGTGTATTACCTCAATAACTATAACAACCGTGAAGGCCAGCCTAACGAAGATTTTGCCCGCGAGCTGATGGAGCTCTTTACACTCGGGCCCAAGGACAAGGATGGTAACGATAATTATTCTGAAAGTGATGTGGCCGAAGTAGCCCGGGCGGTTACCGGGTGGCGGGTAAATGATGCCACTTTGAGCGGGTATTTTGATGAAAGCCGTTTCGACAGTTCCAGTAAAACCATTTTCGGGGTAGCCAGTAATTTTGATTTGGACACTGTTATCGACCTGATTTTCTCCCAGAAAGAGCAGGAAGTCGCCTACTTTATCTCGAAGAAGCTGTACGTGTTCTTTGTTTCCGCCCAACCCAACGAAACGGTTATTTCTGACCTTGCCGATTATTGCATCGCCCAGAATTTTGATATCGGTGAAGTGCTGAAGAAGCTGCTGAGCAGTGCTCACTTTTATGAAGAGCGGTTTTACGGCTGCCGGATTAAGAGTCCTACCGAAGTTTTTATCAGTTACCTGAGAGAGCTGGAAATCACCCCTACTTCTCAGCTGAAAGAATACATACGGCTGCGGATGCAGGAGTTGAATGAGGAGCTTCTTCGTCCCGAAACCGTTTTTGGATGGGCCGGTTACAATCCTCCCTATTCTGACGGAACACCTGGGCATTATTCCTGGCTCAACACCAACCTGATGCCATCGCGCTGGGATAACCTCACCGATATTATTTACGGATACGACAACGCCGGCAACCGGTACAATCCCATCCGGCTGGCTGAGAAAATATCAGACCCGTCAAATCCATTTACACTGGCTGAAGACCTGGCCGAACATTTATTGGCGCCCCCACTTGATACTGTAGGCGTTCGAAAAATCGATGAAGATTTTGCCGGCAATCCGGCCCTTCACCCCAGTTCCAATGTTGCAGGTTTTGACTCGTTCCCCGAGTACAAAATAAACCTGACCAAAATACTATTGGGCACCATTCCCTGGTACGAATTCACTGCAAACAGCGACCAAGATGGAAACCTTTACTACGAAGAGACCTTTGCCGAGGCCATCCGGCAATACATTTCCTATTTGCAGCAACTACCGGCCTACCAGCTCATTTAA
- a CDS encoding Txe/YoeB family addiction module toxin, translating to MNNYKLVYTKQAKKDAKKAASSGLKSKIEDLLEIIEENPFEEYPPYEKLVGSLEGAYSRRINIQHRLVYQVYEKEKVVKVIRMWTHYD from the coding sequence GTGAATAATTACAAACTCGTTTATACCAAACAAGCAAAAAAGGATGCCAAGAAAGCAGCTTCATCCGGTTTAAAATCAAAGATCGAAGACTTATTGGAGATCATTGAAGAAAATCCTTTTGAAGAATATCCTCCCTATGAAAAATTGGTTGGTAGTTTGGAAGGGGCTTATTCACGGAGAATTAATATCCAGCATCGCTTAGTGTATCAAGTATATGAAAAGGAGAAAGTTGTTAAAGTAATCAGAATGTGGACTCATTACGACTAA
- a CDS encoding M48 family metalloprotease codes for MKTRSFIITLLLSFAVIGSGCVTLEQNPVSGNKRAFGYSWEEEEKLGANADKEIVAQYGLYQNEELSNYVSDLGQSLLEVSHLRREDTPKKFRETEFTFRVLDSPVVNAFALPGGYIYVTRGLLAHLNNEAQLAVVLGHEIGHVAARHASQRAVEQQIGQIAIMGGAVLGESLGYDGGSILQLSSQTAQLMFLKYGRDDERESDALGVEYSAMKNYKAAEGAEFFNSLERISENQGGGVPTLLSSHPDPGEREKTIPELAQKWEERGYEQTILDDEEFLNMIEGMVFGNNPRHGFERNGTFYHPDLKFQFPVPAGLQVYNQPAAVIMVNEEQTAITQFTIDSESNSAESSVNSFLNREGITTIDQYQYTENGLDGYQAFATALAQDSTELRIQVTAIEFQGNIYNFLSYTSASDFPIYEAQFAAIPAGFRELNDASILGIDPVRIDLKPAARTAPFAEFLPADLPMDIQPLDVAIINQVKQDETIQQGTILKIPVQ; via the coding sequence ATGAAAACAAGATCTTTTATAATCACGCTGCTGTTATCCTTCGCGGTAATTGGAAGCGGATGTGTGACCCTTGAGCAAAACCCCGTTTCAGGTAACAAACGCGCCTTCGGTTACAGTTGGGAAGAGGAAGAAAAGCTCGGGGCTAATGCAGATAAGGAAATTGTGGCCCAATACGGACTCTATCAAAATGAAGAGCTATCGAATTATGTATCTGACCTTGGGCAGTCGTTGCTGGAAGTTAGTCACCTGAGAAGGGAAGACACTCCAAAGAAATTTCGGGAAACCGAGTTTACTTTTCGGGTACTCGACAGCCCTGTGGTGAACGCTTTCGCTTTACCCGGCGGATATATATACGTGACTCGCGGACTTTTGGCGCACTTGAATAATGAAGCACAGCTTGCTGTTGTTTTAGGTCACGAGATTGGCCATGTAGCTGCCCGTCATGCATCTCAAAGAGCTGTCGAACAGCAAATCGGTCAAATAGCCATCATGGGAGGTGCTGTTTTAGGGGAATCGCTAGGTTATGATGGCGGGAGTATTCTTCAGTTGAGCAGCCAGACGGCCCAGCTTATGTTTTTGAAATATGGTAGAGATGATGAGCGCGAATCGGACGCCTTGGGTGTAGAGTATTCTGCGATGAAGAATTACAAAGCAGCTGAAGGAGCTGAGTTTTTCAACTCTCTGGAACGGATTTCAGAAAATCAGGGAGGGGGAGTTCCTACCTTGCTTTCCAGTCACCCCGATCCCGGTGAGCGGGAGAAAACCATCCCCGAGTTGGCTCAAAAATGGGAAGAACGCGGCTATGAGCAAACCATCCTGGATGATGAAGAGTTTTTGAATATGATCGAGGGCATGGTGTTTGGGAATAATCCTCGTCATGGTTTTGAGAGAAACGGAACCTTCTACCACCCCGACCTGAAGTTTCAATTTCCGGTTCCGGCGGGATTGCAAGTTTATAACCAACCGGCTGCAGTTATAATGGTGAATGAGGAGCAAACAGCCATCACTCAGTTTACCATCGATTCTGAAAGTAATTCAGCGGAAAGCTCGGTGAACTCATTTCTAAACAGAGAAGGAATTACCACGATCGATCAGTATCAATACACCGAAAATGGTCTGGACGGCTATCAGGCTTTTGCAACCGCTCTTGCTCAAGACAGTACCGAACTGCGGATTCAGGTCACAGCCATTGAGTTTCAGGGGAATATTTACAACTTCCTGAGTTACACATCAGCTTCAGACTTCCCCATTTATGAAGCTCAGTTTGCTGCTATACCGGCCGGCTTCCGGGAGCTTAATGACGCCTCCATCTTGGGGATCGATCCCGTCAGAATTGATTTAAAGCCTGCGGCCCGAACTGCTCCTTTTGCAGAATTCTTACCGGCCGACCTGCCCATGGATATCCAACCGCTGGATGTGGCGATCATCAATCAGGTGAAACAGGATGAAACGATCCAACAGGGGACGATCCTCAAAATTCCGGTTCAGTAA